A genomic stretch from Tribolium castaneum strain GA2 chromosome 6, icTriCast1.1, whole genome shotgun sequence includes:
- the LOC661436 gene encoding enhancer of split mgamma protein, whose protein sequence is MLSVEEPQPISRTYQYRKVMKPMLERKRRARINRCLDELKELMVTALQSEGENVSKLEKADILELTVRHLHKLRRQQRLSANPVVDADRFRAGYTHCANEVSRCLASIPHVDVQLGTKLMTHLGHRLNEMDKVAPLVIQVAYTPPGSPAPTVYSMPLTPASSQAPSPNQPMDCSTAGLLKVAHKTDDVWRPW, encoded by the coding sequence ATGCTTTCCGTCGAAGAGCCCCAGCCGATCTCCCGGACCTACCAGTACCGGAAGGTGATGAAGCCGATGTTGGAGCGCAAACGGCGCGCCCGCATCAACCGCTGCCTCGACGAGCTGAAGGAGCTGATGGTGACGGCGCTCCAGAGCGAGGGCGAGAACGTGTCCAAGCTGGAGAAGGCCGATATTTTGGAGCTGACAGTGCGCCACCTCCACAAGCTGCGCCGCCAGCAGCGCCTCTCGGCGAACCCCGTCGTGGACGCCGACCGCTTCCGCGCCGGCTACACCCACTGCGCCAACGAGGTGTCCCGGTGCCTGGCCTCCATCCCCCACGTGGACGTGCAGCTGGGCACCAAGCTCATGACGCACCTGGGGCACCGCCTCAACGAGATGGACAAGGTGGCGCCGCTCGTCATCCAAGTGGCGTACACGCCCCCGGGCTCGCCCGCCCCAACTGTCTACTCCATGCCTCTGACGCCGGCCTCCTCCCAGGCGCCGTCGCCCAACCAGCCCATGGACTGCTCCACCGCTGGCCTTCTCAAAGTCGCCCACAAGACCGACGATGTGTGGAGGCCGTGGTGA